One Pontibacter deserti genomic region harbors:
- a CDS encoding alpha/beta fold hydrolase — MANTYTDAGSGDTLVFLHGFCESKEIWADFARPLQQKFRTIALDLPGFGENTSNISNYSMESMAEYVKHQLDLLDVKKCILVGHSMGGYVSMAFAEKYSSMLNGLCLFHSSALPDTDEKKENRNKTIEFVEKHGVEKFMQSFVEPLFFADNRNKLRKEINFMVETGINTPKESITGSLAAMRDRPDRTNILREARFPVLFIFGKEDGAVPLDKALEQCHLPNNSMVNFLGKTGHLGMFERTYETRKAIEKFAETIFG, encoded by the coding sequence ATGGCAAACACCTACACCGATGCCGGCTCCGGCGATACACTTGTTTTCCTGCATGGCTTCTGTGAGAGCAAAGAGATCTGGGCTGATTTTGCAAGACCTCTGCAGCAGAAATTCAGAACCATAGCACTTGATCTTCCGGGCTTTGGTGAGAATACGAGCAACATCAGCAATTATAGTATGGAAAGCATGGCGGAGTATGTTAAGCATCAGTTGGATTTGCTGGATGTAAAAAAGTGTATTCTGGTAGGGCATTCCATGGGAGGCTATGTAAGCATGGCCTTTGCAGAAAAGTATAGCAGTATGCTGAACGGCCTTTGCCTGTTCCACTCCTCTGCCCTGCCCGACACTGATGAGAAGAAAGAAAACCGTAATAAGACTATTGAGTTTGTAGAAAAGCATGGCGTGGAGAAGTTCATGCAATCGTTTGTGGAACCGCTGTTCTTTGCAGATAACCGTAACAAGCTGCGCAAAGAGATAAACTTTATGGTTGAAACTGGCATTAACACACCTAAAGAAAGTATAACCGGTAGCCTGGCAGCCATGCGCGACCGTCCCGACAGAACTAATATCCTGAGAGAAGCTAGATTCCCGGTACTGTTTATTTTTGGTAAAGAAGATGGAGCCGTACCTTTAGATAAAGCCCTGGAGCAATGCCACCTGCCAAACAACAGCATGGTTAACTTCTTAGGCAAAACCGGCCACCTGGGTATGTTCGAGCGCACCTACGAAACCCGAAAAGCCATCGAAAAATTCGCAGAAACAATCTTTGGATAG
- the dxs gene encoding 1-deoxy-D-xylulose-5-phosphate synthase, protein MIIKPGELLASINKPEDLRKLKPEQLLQVTQELRQYIIDVVSIHGGHFGASLGVVELTTALHYVFNTPYDQLVWDVGHQAYGHKILTGRRDVFHTNRKYGGISGFPKRKESEYDTFGVGHSSTSISAALGMAVASQYKGEKERQHIAVIGDGAMTGGMAFEALNHAGATNANLLVVLNDNCMSIDPNVGALKEYLTDITTSRTYNKVRDEIWNILGKISKFGPNAQQIASKIESGIKASLLKQSNLFEGLKFRYFGPIDGHDINHLVSVMEDLKHIPGPKILHCVTTKGKGFALAEKDQTKWHAPGLFDKITGEIYKTVPDKPQPPKYQDVFGHTIVELAEQNPKIMGVTPAMPSGCSLNIMMKAMPDRAFDVGIAEQHAVTFSAGLATQGMIPFCNIYSTFMQRGYDQVVHDVCLQNLPVVFCLDRAGFAGADGPTHHGAYDIAYMRCIPNMVVSAPMNEQELRNLMFTATQEGAGPFTIRYPRGEGVMPNWKTPLEVIEIGKGRTVQEGEEVAILTFGHIGNYAVDVCKKLSFDGITPGHYDMRFAKPLDEELLHHIFTKYSKVITVEDGCLQGGFGSAVLEFMVDNGYTSQVKRLGIPDAIFEHGSQLELHREAGFAPEDIERTVREMIGVAVKV, encoded by the coding sequence ATGATCATTAAACCCGGAGAGTTGCTTGCCTCCATTAATAAACCTGAAGACTTGCGAAAGCTTAAGCCAGAGCAGTTGCTACAGGTAACGCAGGAGCTGAGACAATATATCATCGATGTAGTGTCGATACATGGCGGGCACTTTGGCGCCAGCCTTGGTGTGGTAGAGCTTACTACAGCACTCCATTATGTATTTAACACACCTTACGACCAACTGGTGTGGGATGTGGGCCACCAAGCATACGGACATAAGATTCTGACTGGTCGTCGTGATGTATTTCATACCAACCGCAAGTATGGCGGCATTTCCGGTTTCCCTAAACGCAAAGAAAGCGAGTACGATACATTTGGCGTAGGCCACTCGAGCACGTCTATTTCGGCGGCATTGGGTATGGCTGTTGCGTCGCAATACAAAGGCGAAAAAGAGCGTCAGCACATTGCCGTGATCGGTGATGGTGCCATGACGGGCGGTATGGCTTTTGAAGCACTTAACCATGCCGGAGCTACCAATGCCAACCTGCTGGTAGTTTTAAATGATAACTGCATGAGCATCGACCCGAACGTAGGTGCTCTGAAAGAATATTTAACCGACATTACCACCTCCCGCACCTATAACAAGGTACGCGACGAGATATGGAACATACTTGGCAAGATCAGCAAATTCGGTCCTAATGCACAGCAGATCGCTTCTAAGATCGAAAGTGGCATTAAAGCATCGCTGCTGAAACAAAGCAATCTGTTCGAAGGGCTTAAGTTCCGTTATTTCGGCCCGATCGATGGTCATGATATCAATCATCTGGTATCGGTAATGGAAGACCTGAAGCATATTCCGGGTCCGAAAATCCTGCACTGTGTAACTACAAAAGGTAAAGGTTTTGCCCTCGCCGAGAAAGATCAGACCAAATGGCACGCGCCAGGTTTGTTCGATAAAATAACAGGTGAGATCTATAAAACTGTTCCGGACAAGCCACAGCCACCGAAGTACCAGGATGTGTTTGGCCATACAATAGTTGAGTTGGCTGAGCAGAACCCTAAGATTATGGGTGTAACACCTGCTATGCCATCGGGTTGCTCGCTGAACATTATGATGAAGGCCATGCCGGACCGCGCGTTTGATGTAGGCATTGCCGAGCAACATGCGGTTACGTTCTCAGCTGGTCTGGCAACACAAGGCATGATTCCGTTCTGTAACATCTACAGTACATTTATGCAGCGCGGCTACGACCAGGTGGTGCACGATGTGTGTTTACAGAATCTGCCGGTAGTTTTCTGCTTAGACAGAGCTGGCTTTGCCGGTGCCGACGGCCCGACACACCACGGCGCTTACGACATTGCCTACATGCGCTGCATCCCTAACATGGTGGTATCTGCCCCGATGAACGAGCAGGAGCTGCGTAATTTAATGTTTACGGCTACCCAGGAAGGTGCTGGTCCGTTCACGATCCGTTACCCACGCGGCGAAGGTGTTATGCCAAACTGGAAAACTCCGCTGGAAGTAATCGAGATTGGCAAAGGCCGTACCGTGCAGGAAGGCGAAGAAGTAGCTATACTTACGTTTGGCCATATCGGTAACTATGCAGTAGATGTTTGCAAAAAACTTAGCTTCGACGGCATTACCCCGGGCCATTACGACATGCGCTTTGCCAAACCACTCGACGAAGAACTGCTGCACCATATTTTCACAAAGTATAGCAAAGTAATTACCGTAGAAGATGGCTGCCTGCAAGGTGGTTTCGGTAGTGCGGTGCTGGAGTTCATGGTTGATAACGGCTATACTTCACAAGTAAAACGTTTAGGAATACCAGACGCTATTTTTGAACATGGCTCTCAACTGGAACTACACCGCGAAGCCGGCTTTGCTCCTGAAGACATTGAGCGCACAGTCCGTGAGATGATTGGAGTGGCTGTTAAAGTATAG
- a CDS encoding segregation and condensation protein A: MSFEIKLPLFEGPFDLLLFFIERDELDIHDIPIFQITNEFVGYIRQLEQLNIEVASDFILTAATLMRIKAKMLLPRTEKDEEGNEIDPRQELVQHLLEYKKYKSAVPSLSEMEDLRLAQENRGNIHDELQVIANANNFEYELQDLNLYRIMRVFEKAMNRYAEEQNRPKHTVIQYPYTIEEQRHVIMQMVTARKRTTFSEVIAAFPDKIGMIFNFLAILDMLQLNLIGIEVGEGFNDFTITIAEGQAAQVTQLLVE, from the coding sequence GTGAGTTTCGAGATAAAATTACCGTTGTTTGAGGGGCCGTTCGACCTGTTGCTTTTCTTTATAGAGCGCGATGAGCTGGACATACATGACATTCCGATCTTCCAGATAACAAATGAGTTTGTGGGCTACATACGCCAACTGGAGCAGCTTAACATTGAGGTAGCCAGTGATTTTATACTTACGGCTGCCACCCTGATGCGCATTAAGGCCAAAATGCTGCTGCCCCGCACTGAGAAGGATGAAGAAGGTAACGAAATTGACCCGCGCCAGGAACTGGTACAGCACCTGCTGGAGTATAAAAAGTATAAAAGCGCAGTGCCAAGCCTTTCAGAGATGGAGGATTTACGCCTGGCCCAAGAAAACCGCGGCAACATACACGACGAGCTGCAGGTAATAGCCAATGCCAACAATTTTGAGTACGAGCTGCAGGACCTGAACCTGTACCGTATTATGCGGGTGTTTGAGAAGGCCATGAACCGCTATGCCGAAGAGCAGAACCGGCCAAAGCATACCGTTATACAATACCCTTACACCATTGAAGAACAGCGCCATGTTATTATGCAGATGGTAACAGCGCGTAAGCGAACCACCTTTTCGGAAGTTATTGCCGCTTTCCCGGATAAGATCGGGATGATCTTTAATTTCCTGGCCATACTTGATATGCTGCAGCTTAACCTGATCGGGATAGAAGTGGGCGAAGGATTTAATGATTTTACAATAACTATAGCCGAAGGGCAGGCAGCCCAGGTAACACAACTGCTGGTTGAGTAG
- a CDS encoding lysylphosphatidylglycerol synthase transmembrane domain-containing protein, with translation MDQNQKTILKSFSPVKVLIPVILGLGATAWLFIKDDKLGDLASIAEANMWWLLASFLVLVIRDFGYIYRIRALTDKFLTWRNSLDVIMLWEFASAVTPSVVGGTTVATIILNKEGIPLGKSLAYVMLTAVLDNMFFILAAPIALLATQGEVFPTFGLDPSDISKLKWAFYVSYSLIALYTLLMIYGLFVRPRAFKWLLLKITSVKFLRKWRVSAFHHGNEIVWASEQLKGKNTAYWTRAILSTIFVWSARYFLLNCLIAAFTDISLGEHLLIISRNLIFWIVMLIAITPGGAGIVEMAFPSFFGLFLGSFSNVVVMLYRLITYYPYLVLGSIFLPKWIAKVFGRQPKEHEEFASEMKR, from the coding sequence ATGGATCAGAATCAAAAAACAATACTTAAAAGCTTTAGCCCGGTAAAGGTGCTTATACCTGTTATACTTGGGCTGGGAGCTACTGCCTGGCTGTTTATTAAAGACGATAAACTGGGAGACCTTGCAAGTATAGCCGAAGCAAATATGTGGTGGCTGCTGGCGTCGTTCCTGGTGCTAGTTATCCGCGACTTTGGCTACATCTACCGCATTAGGGCCCTAACCGATAAATTCCTGACTTGGCGCAACAGCCTCGACGTGATTATGCTGTGGGAGTTTGCTTCTGCCGTAACGCCGTCTGTAGTGGGAGGTACTACCGTTGCTACCATCATCCTGAATAAAGAAGGAATTCCGCTGGGCAAATCGCTGGCTTATGTAATGCTGACGGCTGTGCTGGATAATATGTTCTTTATACTGGCAGCTCCTATTGCATTGCTGGCCACACAAGGAGAGGTGTTTCCTACTTTTGGCTTGGATCCATCAGATATCAGTAAGCTGAAATGGGCATTTTATGTGAGCTATAGTCTGATCGCGCTTTATACGTTGTTGATGATTTATGGGCTGTTTGTAAGGCCGAGGGCTTTTAAATGGCTGCTGTTAAAAATCACTTCTGTTAAGTTTCTGCGAAAGTGGCGTGTAAGTGCTTTCCACCATGGAAACGAGATTGTTTGGGCATCGGAACAGCTGAAAGGTAAAAATACTGCTTACTGGACCCGCGCTATACTTTCTACCATATTTGTGTGGAGTGCCCGTTACTTCCTGCTTAATTGCCTTATTGCTGCCTTTACTGATATTTCTTTAGGCGAGCACCTGCTCATTATTTCCCGAAACCTTATTTTCTGGATCGTAATGCTGATCGCGATTACCCCTGGAGGTGCAGGTATCGTGGAAATGGCTTTTCCTAGCTTTTTTGGGTTGTTCCTGGGCAGTTTCAGCAATGTGGTAGTGATGTTGTACCGCTTAATTACCTACTATCCATACCTGGTGTTGGGCTCAATCTTTCTGCCTAAATGGATAGCCAAGGTTTTTGGCCGGCAGCCGAAGGAGCACGAAGAGTTTGCTTCTGAAATGAAACGATAA
- a CDS encoding FAD-dependent monooxygenase: MKVIVVGGGIGGLCAAIALQKLGIETIVYEAAPELKPVGAGVGLAANAIQGLERLGVADAVIARGKELEALTIFDENDKIITNQDTRLLSRKYGISNFVIHRADLHDALAQHLQPGTLYLNKRCQHITQEAEQVQLYFTDGSQATADLLIAADGINSIVRQQLLPDSKPRYAGYTCWRGVIENPGVKLNTMISAETWAPQGRVGMAPLPGNRIYWYACISAPEQDERMRQMTPAQLAEHFTGVHEPVQAVLAATKPDQLIWGDITDLKPLKHFVYNRIVLLGDAAHATTPNMGQGACQAIEDAAVLGQCLEQEPTIAKALTNYEQRRLARTAKVIRLSRMLGWVSQWENPLLVKARNAIFRATPAFVTQRQMEDLYRVDF, from the coding sequence ATGAAAGTTATAGTAGTAGGTGGTGGTATAGGAGGTTTATGTGCAGCCATTGCATTACAAAAGCTGGGTATAGAAACTATAGTTTACGAAGCGGCACCTGAACTAAAACCGGTAGGCGCCGGCGTAGGTTTGGCGGCTAATGCTATACAGGGGCTGGAGAGGCTCGGTGTTGCCGATGCTGTTATTGCCCGGGGCAAAGAATTGGAAGCCCTTACTATCTTCGATGAGAACGACAAGATCATCACCAACCAGGATACGCGTCTGCTCAGCCGCAAGTATGGCATCAGTAACTTTGTTATTCACCGCGCCGATCTGCACGACGCGCTGGCGCAGCACCTGCAGCCGGGTACTTTATACTTAAACAAACGCTGCCAGCATATAACGCAGGAGGCTGAACAGGTGCAGCTATACTTTACCGATGGCAGCCAGGCCACTGCTGATCTGCTGATTGCTGCCGATGGAATAAACTCTATAGTTCGGCAGCAATTATTACCAGACAGCAAACCGCGCTATGCCGGCTATACTTGCTGGCGGGGTGTTATCGAGAACCCGGGAGTGAAGCTGAATACCATGATCTCGGCAGAGACCTGGGCACCGCAAGGCAGAGTAGGAATGGCACCATTGCCGGGTAACAGAATTTACTGGTACGCCTGCATTAGTGCGCCGGAGCAGGACGAACGGATGCGCCAGATGACACCCGCACAACTCGCTGAGCATTTTACCGGAGTGCATGAGCCCGTGCAGGCTGTACTGGCTGCTACAAAACCAGACCAGCTCATCTGGGGAGATATAACTGACCTGAAACCCTTAAAGCATTTTGTATACAACCGCATTGTGCTACTTGGCGATGCTGCTCATGCCACCACACCTAATATGGGTCAGGGAGCTTGCCAGGCCATAGAAGATGCCGCGGTGCTGGGGCAATGCCTGGAGCAGGAGCCAACTATAGCCAAAGCTCTAACTAACTATGAGCAGCGCAGGTTGGCCCGTACAGCTAAAGTTATCAGGTTGTCGCGGATGCTGGGCTGGGTATCGCAATGGGAGAACCCGTTATTGGTTAAAGCACGCAATGCAATTTTCAGGGCTACGCCGGCTTTTGTAACGCAGCGCCAGATGGAGGACCTGTACCGGGTAGATTTTTAA